From the genome of Rhodothermales bacterium, one region includes:
- a CDS encoding aspartate aminotransferase family protein: protein MTADEFRHFGREIVDWIADYYATVEKYPVRSQVKPGEICDLLPGSPPEEPEPFERILADVDRVVMPGITHWQSPNFYGYFPANTSYPSILGELLSAGLGVQGMSWSTSPACTELETRVLDWLIDLLGLPESFRSTGSGGGVIQDSASSATLCAMLAARDRHRRGAGKTVDSTGVLTAYASKDAHSSVSKAAGIAGIGRENLRTIRCSADRAMDVTDLRDQILADRQAGHQPFFVCAIAGTTSTLAFDPLEEIGSICSEFGLWLHVDGAMAGSAAVCPEFRFVHAGLELADSYCFNPHKWLLTNFDCDCFYVKDRNDLLEALSILPEYLRNAATDSGLVIDYRDWQIPLGRRFRALKLWFTMRAYGARGLREHIRRHVAIASALREWIAADSGFEIVRTPRLNLVCFRHRGGDEINRRAMEQVNSTGRMFITHTSVDGQFVLRFCVGQPNTTLDHVRASWELLASAFHSLE, encoded by the coding sequence ATGACGGCCGACGAATTCCGTCACTTCGGCAGGGAGATCGTTGACTGGATTGCTGACTACTATGCCACGGTCGAGAAGTATCCAGTACGGTCCCAGGTAAAGCCTGGTGAGATCTGCGATCTACTTCCGGGGTCGCCGCCTGAAGAGCCCGAGCCGTTCGAACGTATTCTTGCCGACGTGGATCGCGTCGTCATGCCTGGTATAACACACTGGCAATCGCCGAATTTCTACGGCTACTTTCCGGCAAATACGTCGTACCCCTCAATTCTAGGCGAGCTTCTCTCTGCTGGTCTCGGCGTGCAGGGGATGTCGTGGTCGACGAGTCCGGCATGTACGGAACTGGAGACGCGGGTGCTGGACTGGTTGATTGATCTTCTGGGGTTGCCCGAGAGTTTTCGGTCAACAGGCAGCGGTGGCGGAGTCATCCAGGATTCGGCCTCCAGTGCAACGCTCTGCGCCATGCTCGCCGCGAGGGACCGACACCGTCGTGGCGCAGGCAAGACCGTCGATTCGACCGGGGTTCTTACGGCTTACGCCTCAAAGGATGCTCACTCCTCCGTGTCAAAAGCCGCCGGCATTGCCGGTATCGGGCGCGAGAATCTTCGAACAATCAGGTGCAGTGCAGATCGCGCCATGGATGTGACTGATCTCCGAGACCAGATTCTGGCGGATCGTCAAGCGGGCCATCAACCATTCTTCGTCTGCGCGATCGCCGGCACAACATCCACGCTGGCGTTCGATCCACTGGAAGAGATCGGTTCGATCTGCAGCGAGTTCGGATTGTGGCTTCACGTTGATGGCGCCATGGCGGGATCAGCGGCCGTCTGCCCGGAATTCCGATTCGTGCATGCCGGGTTGGAGCTAGCGGACAGCTACTGCTTCAATCCGCACAAGTGGTTGCTGACGAATTTCGATTGTGACTGCTTCTACGTGAAGGACCGGAACGATCTCCTCGAAGCGTTGTCGATTCTACCAGAGTACTTGCGAAACGCGGCGACCGATTCGGGACTTGTGATCGACTATCGCGACTGGCAGATACCGCTAGGCCGCAGGTTCAGGGCCCTCAAGCTGTGGTTCACAATGCGGGCGTACGGTGCCCGAGGTCTAAGAGAACATATCCGGCGGCACGTAGCGATAGCCAGCGCGCTGCGCGAATGGATCGCCGCCGACTCCGGTTTCGAGATTGTTAGGACGCCGCGACTCAACCTGGTTTGCTTCCGCCATCGCGGAGGGGATGAAATCAATCGACGCGCTATGGAGCAGGTGAACTCAACGGGTAGAATGTTTATCACACACACCTCCGTAGATGGCCAATTCGTGCTCCGGTTCTGCGTTGGCCAACCGAATACGACGCTTGATCACGTGCGGGCCTCGTGGGAGCTCCTGGCAAGTGCATTCCATTCACTCGAGTGA
- a CDS encoding inorganic pyrophosphatase, producing MEFPAPFYRWRPHPWHGLKTGDRAPGIVQAYIEITPFDLVKYEIDKSTGYLMVDRPNRSSSQPPTLYGFIPRTYCSRQVCELSPTAARGDHDPLDICVVSERPIDRAEIIVNARVVGGIQMVDHGEADDKIVAVLESDIVWSEARDISDLPVVFIERIRHYFETYKQVPGTPVNVSIESVYGVDHATKVVAASIADYQEGFGS from the coding sequence ATGGAATTCCCTGCCCCGTTCTACCGATGGCGACCCCATCCCTGGCATGGTCTGAAGACTGGTGACCGTGCCCCGGGAATCGTCCAGGCGTATATCGAGATAACGCCGTTCGACCTGGTGAAGTACGAGATTGACAAATCGACCGGCTACCTCATGGTCGATCGGCCAAACCGTAGTTCGTCTCAGCCGCCCACCCTGTACGGGTTCATCCCGAGAACCTACTGCTCACGTCAGGTCTGCGAGTTGTCCCCGACGGCCGCGCGCGGCGACCACGATCCCCTCGACATTTGCGTTGTCTCCGAGCGGCCGATCGATCGTGCCGAGATTATTGTGAACGCCCGTGTCGTAGGCGGCATTCAGATGGTCGACCACGGTGAGGCAGACGACAAGATCGTGGCCGTGCTTGAGAGCGACATTGTGTGGAGCGAGGCCCGCGACATCTCCGACCTTCCGGTCGTCTTCATCGAACGGATTCGTCATTACTTCGAGACGTACAAGCAGGTGCCGGGAACGCCGGTGAATGTGTCGATCGAGTCCGTCTACGGCGTAGACCACGCGACGAAAGTGGTCGCAGCGTCGATCGCCGACTATCAGGAGGGATTCGGCTCCTGA
- a CDS encoding DUF4340 domain-containing protein has product MSRIGLLVGALVTVVVIAWLAGAFDSDYTTVELPEWTFDRDLADRITLATPADTVVIARSGDRWRMNVPVESVVDSTRTNQLLDELEELSFASVVSTNPERQVKFGVDSLGSSIVVHAGNDERRLIVGNSGPDYQTVYVRLGGDDRVLSSRGRVSINATAEYWRDRTIMSVPGDAVTGVRVEMSDGSFGVSRLSGRWMLEEAGASAIADSSAVARWIRRFAPLTGSRFATEEAFESASHLAIITFDTAGGSSAGLELRDSGSELLARRPGSRDVLTISAGMQASLLPAATSLSADR; this is encoded by the coding sequence ATGAGCAGAATTGGTTTACTTGTCGGTGCGCTCGTCACGGTGGTCGTTATCGCCTGGCTCGCCGGTGCATTCGACTCGGACTACACCACTGTCGAACTGCCGGAGTGGACATTCGATCGGGATCTGGCAGATCGGATCACGCTTGCGACGCCTGCGGATACCGTCGTTATTGCGCGCAGCGGCGATCGATGGCGCATGAACGTGCCCGTCGAGTCGGTGGTCGATTCCACGCGCACAAACCAGCTGTTGGACGAACTGGAGGAGTTAAGCTTCGCCTCCGTTGTATCGACAAATCCTGAGCGTCAGGTCAAGTTCGGTGTGGATTCCCTTGGCTCGTCGATTGTCGTTCATGCGGGTAATGACGAAAGACGGCTCATCGTGGGCAACAGCGGTCCCGACTATCAGACTGTCTACGTCAGGCTTGGTGGTGACGATCGTGTCCTCTCAAGTCGAGGTAGGGTGTCGATTAACGCAACGGCAGAGTACTGGCGCGACCGCACGATCATGTCCGTGCCGGGAGACGCCGTCACGGGAGTCCGAGTCGAAATGTCGGACGGCAGTTTCGGTGTTTCGAGGTTATCCGGACGATGGATGCTGGAGGAGGCAGGCGCCTCGGCCATCGCGGATTCGAGTGCTGTCGCGCGATGGATACGTCGGTTCGCTCCTCTCACGGGATCACGATTCGCAACAGAGGAGGCGTTCGAGAGTGCCTCCCATCTTGCGATCATCACGTTCGATACGGCGGGCGGTAGTTCAGCCGGCCTCGAGCTGCGTGACAGCGGGAGTGAGTTGCTGGCTCGTCGACCCGGATCTCGGGACGTGCTGACGATCTCAGCCGGAATGCAGGCGTCGTTGTTGCCGGCGGCGACTTCGCTTAGCGCCGACCGCTAG
- a CDS encoding GldG family protein → MKRDWTTRSSIVLIGGIIVVINLIGLTIFGRLDLTDDNVYSLSDASVKLAQELEDPVTFKAFFTDDLPAPYSANRRFLKDKLDDYRAYAGSNVQYRFIDPGQDEEVAEEARRFRIPPVQIQVIEKDNVQLKNAYMGMSIEYGGEREVIPVVQDLSTLEYDITSAIRRLTRDELPTVGFLAGHGEPNVFQDMPSLRQGLGRNYEVVEVNVVDSTLDRLPDALLIVAPTDTIPDLHLRAIDSYVMDGGRLGLMLNTVSADLQAGQATAQSVGLEPVLEAYGVGLRTDLVTDLQSSAVTVQQQSGFFNIARQIEYPFFPIASRFNPDNLMVSRLREVVFYFVSSVDTTATLPAGVEVQPLVYSTARSATQEGFFFIQPMMEGRPNYSDGPFILSAAYTGTFPSAYDRSRESVSSRIVVVGDGDFINESVLGRIPGNIEFGLNMVDWLVQESDLLTIRSKKIEPRALREVNENLRPWIKYGNMLAPALLIVVFGLVRWRRRDARQFVMRDSAEL, encoded by the coding sequence ATGAAGCGAGACTGGACTACAAGATCAAGCATCGTGCTCATCGGTGGGATCATCGTCGTGATCAACCTGATCGGGTTGACGATATTCGGCCGACTTGACCTGACGGACGACAACGTGTACTCGTTGTCAGACGCGTCGGTCAAACTTGCCCAGGAATTGGAGGACCCCGTCACCTTCAAGGCGTTCTTCACGGACGATTTACCTGCACCGTACAGTGCGAATCGTCGATTCCTTAAGGACAAGCTGGATGACTACCGCGCCTACGCGGGCAGCAACGTCCAGTACCGCTTTATCGACCCGGGTCAGGACGAGGAAGTGGCAGAAGAGGCGCGGCGATTTCGTATTCCTCCGGTCCAGATTCAGGTGATAGAGAAGGACAATGTTCAATTGAAGAATGCGTACATGGGCATGTCCATCGAATACGGTGGAGAGCGAGAGGTCATCCCGGTCGTCCAGGACCTGTCGACGCTCGAGTACGACATCACGAGTGCCATTCGCAGGCTGACCCGCGACGAACTGCCAACAGTTGGCTTCCTGGCTGGCCACGGCGAGCCGAACGTGTTTCAGGATATGCCGTCGTTGCGACAGGGGCTCGGTCGCAACTATGAGGTTGTGGAGGTCAATGTCGTTGACTCTACCCTCGATCGTTTGCCGGACGCATTGCTAATCGTGGCTCCAACGGACACGATACCGGATCTGCATTTGCGGGCCATCGATAGCTATGTGATGGACGGAGGACGTCTGGGCTTGATGCTCAACACTGTCTCTGCCGATCTGCAGGCCGGTCAGGCGACGGCTCAGAGCGTGGGACTCGAACCGGTACTGGAGGCTTACGGTGTAGGCCTTCGAACTGATCTCGTTACCGATCTGCAGAGTTCGGCGGTGACGGTACAGCAGCAATCCGGATTTTTCAACATCGCGCGTCAGATCGAGTATCCGTTCTTCCCGATTGCATCCAGGTTCAATCCCGACAACTTGATGGTGAGTCGACTGCGTGAGGTAGTATTCTACTTTGTCAGTTCGGTGGATACGACGGCCACGCTTCCAGCTGGTGTGGAGGTTCAACCTCTCGTGTATTCCACGGCTCGAAGCGCGACGCAGGAAGGATTCTTCTTTATCCAGCCGATGATGGAGGGCCGCCCCAATTACAGCGACGGTCCTTTCATTCTGTCGGCGGCCTACACGGGCACGTTCCCGAGTGCGTATGACCGGTCAAGAGAGAGCGTATCGAGTCGTATTGTGGTCGTCGGGGACGGTGACTTCATTAACGAATCAGTCCTTGGTCGTATTCCGGGCAACATCGAGTTTGGCCTCAACATGGTTGACTGGCTGGTGCAGGAAAGCGATTTGCTCACGATCCGGTCGAAGAAAATCGAACCCCGCGCGCTTCGGGAGGTCAACGAGAATCTGAGGCCGTGGATCAAGTACGGGAATATGCTGGCTCCGGCGCTTTTGATCGTCGTCTTTGGACTCGTTCGTTGGCGTCGACGGGACGCGCGTCAGTTCGTCATGAGAGACTCGGCCGAGCTCTAG
- a CDS encoding ABC transporter permease subunit encodes MHETWILTKRELRAYFDSPAAYVVLSVFLLITGWFFANSLFLDNLASLRSVFDIVPFIFLFFIPAITMSTFAEERRSGTIELLMTLPVKDWQVIAAKLVAVSILLVVAISLTLLYAATVATLGDIDAGAAVGGYIGLVLLGVACSAIGLFASSLTRNQIIAFIIGFAIIFALYLVDRVTVFFPGWLSGFLQYLGIDFHYQNLLRGVIDTRDVLYYVSVTAFFSLLTAYNLARRPE; translated from the coding sequence CGACAGCCCCGCTGCCTACGTAGTACTCAGCGTGTTCCTGCTTATCACGGGATGGTTCTTTGCGAACTCGCTGTTTCTCGATAACCTCGCATCACTGCGCTCGGTATTCGACATCGTGCCGTTCATCTTTCTCTTCTTCATTCCGGCAATTACCATGTCGACGTTTGCGGAAGAACGGCGCTCCGGAACGATTGAGCTCCTGATGACGCTGCCCGTGAAAGACTGGCAGGTGATAGCAGCTAAGCTGGTTGCCGTCTCGATCCTTCTTGTCGTGGCGATTAGCCTCACGCTTCTATACGCAGCAACCGTCGCGACGCTTGGCGACATTGATGCAGGCGCTGCGGTGGGCGGCTATATCGGACTCGTATTGCTGGGCGTCGCCTGTTCGGCAATCGGGCTCTTCGCATCCAGTCTTACACGCAACCAGATCATCGCCTTCATCATCGGCTTCGCAATCATATTTGCGCTGTATCTGGTAGACCGTGTAACCGTCTTCTTCCCGGGATGGCTTTCCGGATTTCTCCAGTATCTCGGCATCGACTTCCATTATCAAAATTTGCTGAGGGGCGTCATAGATACACGTGACGTTCTGTACTACGTCTCGGTCACCGCGTTCTTCAGCCTGCTCACGGCCTACAATCTGGCTAGGCGGCCGGAATGA